TGTGATTTTTGGCATACTAAGTATTCTACTTTACATATCAGGATACGCACCAACTTTGATATCATTATGGAAGCTAAATTCTAACCCAGGCGTTGTTCGTTACTCGCAAACTGACCATGAAATGCGTTGCTATGGTGATATGGATATGTTGGTATTGATAAATAGCGCTGTTTCTCACATTGAGACTAGAAAACTGATCAGAGAAACGTGGTTGAAGAAACAACATTTTGGAGTTTTGAATATTGGACATGTCTTTATCGTTGGATATCCTGAAGGTGTTGACCTGAGAGAGAAGATCGAGCAAGAGCATGCCAAATATGGCGATTTGATGGTGGGAAATTTGAAGGAAAGTTACCGCAACAACACCGCACGGATGATGCTGTCGTTCAAATGGATAGCAAAATATTGTACTAATGTTCGATATTTATTGAAAGTTGAAGACCATGTTGTTATTTTCCCTCGACGGCTTTTGAGACAGATTCGTTTACTGGCTATGAGTAATTATAACACCACGGCGTTCGTTCTCGGTAAAGTTCGTAAAGCTGGAGCTAGAGCGATTCGAATGAATACTCATAGGAATTATGTCTCGAAGAAGGAGTATTCGGAGCCATCATACCCGATGTATTGCTACGGATTTGCGTTTGTCATGTCAAACAACCTAATACCTAAGATACTAGCTAAAGCAACTAGGACACCCCCAATACCGCTTGAAGACATCTACCTAGGTAAGACTACAGTagttgtaatatgtagtgttcATCTCTTATGttaagcatgtacatgtataccatctctcatttaaatgtaattttacTAGCACCTGTGACTTGCCATGTGTAAACGTCTCCAAATATCGTCTGCGCTTTTATGGCTAAAGATTGgattaaaaatgttattttcatttcgaATTATATTTAGTACAGGACAAAATTTCGAAAGTTGTTataaaaaagaaacagaaattTTACGCTTTTCCTTCTAAATTTTGACGAAAACTGCTGATAAAGCTTAGAATATTACAGCTTGTAAGCTTATTAAGTCACTACTGGGTTCTTCCTGCTAATTTGTGGCGTTTAATATGTATACACTTCGGGTTTATTGAAAGCCAGGAATCCTATAtagtatctcagaccactgcTTTATTACAAAGAAGTCTCAAAAACAAGTTTAAAATAATTGTCACCAGGTCTGTTCAGTAGGTTcacaaaattgtattttataatacATTAAGTTTTTATGAATAAACATATGTATACGATGTATATGACGTCTGACCCCTTCATTTATCTTTACTTTGACAGGTGTGCTCCTGCATAAAATTGGCGTGAAGCCAATCGACAGTAGCTCCTTCTGTAAGAGACCAGCCGAGTATGAAACAAGCGAGTTAAAACACTGTGCAGCAGTCCACGACAGCACTGCTACTGTACAAAGtatatcaaaattatggtacagaGGAATCACTGACTGAGAAATCCAACATGGCTAATAGTAGACAAAATGGGGTGCAATTTTCGTTAAAAGTCAACAGCTTTAGTTGAGCTTACATAGTAAAGCGCGTACCGTCCCTATAAGCAATACAGTAAGCGATACATTCTTACGTAAGGGGCTAAGGTTGCGATAGCTGCAATGATTGTAGCGTTCATTACGATTTGAGGGtattttcttctgttttgtgtttttttccgTTTCGATGTTTAACCGGAAGTAAACGttacaattcctgtaacgttAACGcaattaatcaatattaagCTTAcaataagttatttctagtAGACTGCCGATAatcatattacaatatattgattCTAAGTTGATTTCTTGACCCTTATAAAGCATAGATAGTGTATTTCGCTTAAATTAGACTAAATATATACAACTTATGACTCGTTCACAGAAATAAGCATGTTTTATAATAAAGTATAAACTATATGTTAAGGTAATGAATATAACCTATAAATTTTGCGTCAACAAGGTGGCTGCCACTAATCTAGAATGAAACCAGATGTAGGGAATTTAGCGCGATTTCTTTTATTGTACCGAGGTACAGCtcacagaataaaaaaaaatgaacaaacaaattcTCTGTTCAGTCAATAATCTTATGTTATGGAAAGTAAGGAAACGACATAACCAATCTgtcttatttttaaaaagatcaTCTGTTACACACATCACATCGTCCCAACGCTGCTATGCTAGCTAGCCGAGTTGTTATTTAGCATTCATATGTTGACACTCTTTACTCTGCATCATTCAAAGTTTGCCAACAAATCAGATGGCCAAAATAGTCATTAACATATAACCTTTTTCTCACACCATAAATTTTAGATTTAAGAGTCGAAATGCTATAGAGTActattgtaacattttgtgtCTATTGTTTACTTATAAAAGAAGTGTTAATAAGTTGAACTGTTTTTATGGTTGTTGTCAATAGCATATTGAGGTAAATAAAGATGTCGAGCCGTATTCATCACATTAGATTTTATATCAGCTATGATATATATGTCAGATTCGAATTATCGTATTTCCTTATTTGGAGtctattaatattcattaatttacataatcatttcACTGGAGACCGGAATTGTCCTTTCACTAATACTAACACGAATTCAATGGTTTGATCACATGACCAACATGACACGTTCATAGAGACATAAAAGTTGGAGTTTCTTCAGCAATCGTtgaattttacaacaaaattgtTGTTTCTGCTTAGTTTATTTCTTTGGTTGTTGTGTTAATAATTCGGAAACAAGTTGTCCCATGATTCCTACACCGGTCATTGGCATTTGGTGAAATGTTATAATAATCCTGGAGTGGAAAAAGAGACACGAAGATGCATTCTATAATTATAAACTTTACTGTAAGTAATGATTCAGGTCAAATTCCTTGATTGGCATATCCTGTCAGGTTTAGTATAGGAGGGGGTTGGCGATGGGATCAGCAAATCCACGTggtttctctaaaatatgagtTTTATCCACATGAGTCAGGCTTACGCGTAATTGGTGtctttataatttcaaaaaaaacgTCAACAAAAGAGATACACAGGAAAATCTAAAATAACTGTTTTTACAAAGAAGTATCTATCATCACCCATAAACATCATGCATACATCAgcatatggtacatgtataacatttcttcatctacacacccCCAGGTGCATccccattacatttcagcccaatctgctcagtagttttggaattaaagatttttgaccaaaagacacatttgtatCCCTAATTTGcttatcactgatggaatcatcatgccATGAACAATGCTttatctaaacacccctaagaatgttcccatcaaatttcagactgatcagcccacacacacacacacacacacacatagacatccatccacagacagacagacactttgccatgcctatagcactactgaaccttatcagttcagttgtgctaatgaTCCAAGTCAACCATGAACACTGTATGTGGTCTGAGTTAATTCCCTAAAGTCCAAGTGATTCTCTGTACAAGTGGAAATATGAGAGTGATTAAGACTGTGATTCTAGTATAGTTACATGATCTACCAGCTAGGTGCAGAGATCAAAACGTAACAATAGTACATAGAACTGATTGTGATGAGATTTATGTGGCCAGCAATGACTTCATTCATTCCAGGCACTGACACAAGTATGACACTTAAGTTCTTGTAGCAGTAacagtacatatttattttaacagAAGCAGTAATTGCATTAACATTCATGAATGACAATCAAGTACAATTGATGATGTCAAATAAAGGCGTTGAAGCCATGGTGTAAAATCATTCAACTCGATGACAACATCTGATTACATACTCAGAGAAGGGCTAGATTTGATGTGTACGCACTCTACATAaactttcatttgttttcacatGAGTTGTCTCTACCCAGCGAAAATAATGAAAGATTCTACCGTGTGAGAAAGGGATGGCAATCATATAAGATTTGGAAAATATATCCAATATGACGTTGTGGGCAGGACTAAAGTGGTGCAAATTTGAATTCCTTCTATCCCAGTCTGCCATTGGTTGCAGCTGCATCATGTGATTCACTTGTGGGCAGGACTAAACTGATGAAAATTTGAATACTTGCATTCTGGTCTGTCATTGGTCACAACTGCATCATGTGATGTACACATGGCATcattataaatgtaaatgttgatAGCAGTCACTACATTAATGTTGCTAAGTGAACCAGGTAATTATTGTCCGAGTTTCTCTTCATGTGTCATATACATGGCAAGACTATAGAATGTGCGATTAAAAACAAAGttatacattacaatttgtaGCTGTAGGTGAATACAGACATCATCAACTAAATACACTGACTGTCATCCAATATGACATACTTGTACAAGTCTTGTCAGACTGAGTGTTCATTagcaaaagaaaaacaatatatttgtgATTGAAACACTACATACATATTGTTGTCCAATAGCtggagatttaaaaaaatgttttatatgtcAACTAGACTAGAGTGATAATCATTTTTAGcactaaaatatgaaattaaaaatagtgACAATCTACAAAGAAATGCAGATAGAGATATGACATTGTAAATGTCAGATGTGCAGTACTCAAAAACCTCTTTTGTACGGAAAAAATGTTGCATGTTTCCTTTATCTTGTGAAGATATTGTCTACAAGGGTAAATACAATAacagtgtcattttttttcagcaattCAGAAGGGCTGtcatattttttcatatattcaGAAGGGTCATCATTTTCCCCCACGATACCTCCATTACATTTTGACTATAACCCAAACCATACTCAATACTTATTAAACCAAATTGCTTACTCTTTGATAAAATGTTGTCTATAATTTCGATATTACATTAATAGGGTGAAGATTTGTTCAAAATTAATTTTGGGTCAGTGAATGATTCTTCTGAGACACAGAATCAATATTATATGTTTAGTTTAGCCTAGATTATTATTCAATTGATAGAATGACAAACTTAATTAAGTCTCCAAAAATGTTAAAGGAATTTGTACCCGTTAAATATAAAAAGATACAATGGATGATATACCAAATGACGAAATTGGGGAAAAGCacgctatataatatattatataatgccAAGCTTATCATTCATTTCTTATCCATATTTGGTTACTTTAATATTTACGTTACTGGAACACTGATATTATTACTATACTGGTAATCACATTTGAAAACATGcaacacttttttttataaGCTTCTCATCTTTGTATTGACTGATATGATTAGTCACAGGGTAAATTCTTTCAAATGAGAAAACAAATCTCATGGGTGTAGATCTTCCAGTTGTCTTAGAGTTGATTCAAGgaataaatcatttgattttCATATTCTGGTTTCAGTAATTCTACTGTGAATCAACTCAATGTGCAGGGTTATCATTCTTGGTTATACAGGAGATTTATGGAAGGGAGTTGAGAAGATCACTGATGAAGTCGTCTGGTTTTTCAATGTCTCCAAGCAATCCTGTACAAAAGAAAGTATATATATGAGGATTACAAATGAATtatccatgttttttttttttatatacccATACAGGAATTAACTTGTACCATGAGGTTATTCTTTCACaatctatacctgtacacatcTGTGTATCATCATGACATTCATGCTCATAAagtaattctcggtacctgcaataacataTTACATCATGCTAGAGGGGGAAActatgatataaaagtcaacaTATTCTCAAATAgatatatagaaatagataaCACATTACAATAGGTTATGTGGTAATTGAAATGATAGCTCACATATTATTTGAGACACTCCTACTTTGTAAATTATTATTAGAATATCGATGAACTTAcctacaatatcacagaattctgtgaaTGTATCAGCAGGTAAAAAGTCACTTTCATACTGAGATAACAACTGTTGAAGAAGAGAAAGAATTCATATTAGAATTGGTGGGATAATAGTGGGTAGAGAAAACCATTTGTCACCTTAGATTGTCTATTCTGTCAACTCACAGTGACATATAGACCTTTTACAgattccaagatgcattgtgcatTTCTCCAtgcaatgccatgtattgtgtacgtgCTGAGGGATTTGCACaagctactcagggggatggttgtcacctgatcATACCCTGGGTTCACTTGTAAAATCCCACTCTGTCatcattgatggcgtttagtTGTTGTTCAATAAAATCACTCATGATCAAAgaagtcaacatgtctttccatcatttcctgatgaaaatgttatttcaaacgtaataaagacaaaatgagactaaatgtaacaacataagtgaTGTCCTCTCAAGCAATACATTttggaactggaaaatcaaCTACTGCCTTGACTTGGACGGTTTCAAATAAAACTGTTGCATTGAATGAGAAGAGGTAATTCTGAAGTGGAATCAGTCTTTAAAACTGTTATTAGTCCACTgcaatatattcataatataacattttgactgacaattttttttaatttcaacttTCTAATATTAATGCAAACAACATTTTGTCTTGCTCTTTAGATCTCTTCTTACCTTGTCTATTCCTTTTCACATCACTTCATTAATACAGATACAAATCTCTACCTACCTTGTCTGTTCCTTTTAATAACACTTCATCGTTATTACGAATGAAATCAGCCACAGCTGATGCCCAGTTATCGCTACTAGTTACACTGACTGTTTTCAAGACCACTGTGTAAAATCCATCTAGCAAGGCATAGTAAATCAATGCAGGCTTGTAAACTGAGTAGTCTTTCACTGACTTGTCTGCAATCCTGTGTTAAGATAACAACATACAGATGAATAAAGTACATTTGTTGTTTGGAAACATCAATATACCATTGGACATAGAATGGACAAACAGCTTATGattatgaagaaaaatactTATAATTTATATCTAAAGTGAATTATAGATTAAATATTTTGGGGGTTCTAACGTGCTTACTTAATCAAGGTAGGACggtttccctgaaaatcaaagtccTTAAATCTCACCAAACATtgtggtggtgggtgggggaGATCATCAACCTTTCATTTTCCTATACAGTTAACATAGTActcagcggccatattggattctaaaatgctCATCAATTTGATGTCTATTAAAAACATTGTACGGTGAGCTCTGCattctttttttcttgactTTAACTGAGAATTGGTTTCAGATTCTTGAACAATTAAAGCAACATTTGATTTTTATTTCCAAGTGCATATAAATGGTTTAATTATcagatttaaattgatgtcaaacTTAATATAAAGGTGTAGGGGTAAGCATAGGTATGATCTTATTCAGGGCTTCTGTTTGCTTCCAggat
The nucleotide sequence above comes from Glandiceps talaboti chromosome 10, keGlaTala1.1, whole genome shotgun sequence. Encoded proteins:
- the LOC144441281 gene encoding UDP-GalNAc:beta-1,3-N-acetylgalactosaminyltransferase 1-like, with protein sequence MRCYGDMDMLVLINSAVSHIETRKLIRETWLKKQHFGVLNIGHVFIVGYPEGVDLREKIEQEHAKYGDLMVGNLKESYRNNTARMMLSFKWIAKYCTNVRYLLKVEDHVVIFPRRLLRQIRLLAMSNYNTTAFVLGKVRKAGARAIRMNTHRNYVSKKEYSEPSYPMYCYGFAFVMSNNLIPKILAKATRTPPIPLEDIYLGVLLHKIGVKPIDSSSFCKRPAEYETSELKHCAAVHDSTATVQSISKLWYRGITD